The following are encoded in a window of Manihot esculenta cultivar AM560-2 chromosome 8, M.esculenta_v8, whole genome shotgun sequence genomic DNA:
- the LOC110620004 gene encoding oligopeptide transporter 1 has translation MVEVETNGIHRPDKTELPETEEINDSPIEQVRLTVPITDDPTLPCLTFRTWVLGVISCALLSFLNQFFVYRQNPLYISSVAAQIAVLPIGKFMAASLPNKIICIRGTKWSFSLNPGPFNMKEHVLITIFANSGSNPVYAVNIITIVKAFYHRAINPLAAFLLSLTTQMLGYGWAGVFRRFLVDSPYMWWPANLVQVSLFRALHDDETRPKGGLTRLQFFVVVFVSSFAYYIIPNYLFQSITALSFVCWIWKDSITAQQIGSGLKGLGIGSFALDWSTISSFLGSPLATPGFAVINLLAGFIIILYIMIPISYWTDSYGAKRFPIISSHVFNATGQPYDVDLVLNSSSFSFNEPAYDGYSKVHLSIFFVYAYGLSFAILAATLSHVALFHGREIWHQSKLALKDNFGDVHTRIMKKNYEVVPQWWFYTVLIVIVGLAMLACEGFGRQLQLPYWGVLFSISLALFFTLPTGVIQATTNQQPGLNVLTELIIGYMYPGRPLANVAFKTYGYISMTQALMFLSDFKLGHYMKIPPKSMFIVQLVGTVIASSAYYGTAWWLLTSVEHICDPEKLPTGSPWTCPGDDVFYNASIIWGVVGPLRMFGRLGLYSKMNYFFLVGLLAPVVVWLLSRTFPDKKWIKLINIPVILSGTGAMPPARAVNYISWFTVGIFFNFVVYKRYKSWWARHNYILSAGLDAGVAFLAILCYFTLQLKNINGPEWWGLELDDHCPLAKCPTAPGVVAEGCPVL, from the exons ATGGTGGAGGTAGAAACTAATGGGATTCATCGACCAGACAAGACGGAGTTGCCTGAGACAG AAGAGATAAATGATTCACCAATTGAGCAAGTCAGGCTTACAGTTCCAATCACAGATGATCCAACATTGCCATGCTTGACATTTCGAACATGGGTTTTGGGGGTGATCTCTTGTGCTCTCCTGTCATTCCTGAATCAATTCTTCGTTTACCGACAGAATCCTCTATACATATCATCGGTTGCAGCTCAGATTGCAGTCCTCCCAATAGGAAAGTTTATGGCTGCATCTTTaccaaacaaaataatttgcatTCGAGGAACAAAATGGTCATTTTCATTGAATCCAGGGCCCTTCAACATGAAAGAGCATGTCCTCATCACCATATTTGCCAATTCAGGATCAAATCCTGTCTATGCAGTGAATATTATTACCATTGTTAAGGCATTCTATCATAGGGCTATAAATCCACTAGCAGCTTTTCTTTTGTCGCTGACTACACAG ATGCTTGGATATGGTTGGGCTGGAGTTTTTAGAAGGTTTCTTGTTGATTCACCTTACATGTGGTGGCCTGCCAATCTGGTTCAAGTTTCGCTCTTCCG GGCCTTGCATGATGATGAGACTAGGCCTAAGGGAGGCCTAACAAGGCTGCAGTTCTTCGTAGTAGTCTTTGTATCGAGCTTCGCATATTATATCATTCCTAACTATTTGTTTCAATCTATAACTGCTCTCTCCTTTGTTTGTTGGATATGGAAAGATTCCATCACAGCCCAACAAATTGGTTCTGGTCTTAAAGGACTTGGCATTGGTTCTTTCGCCCTTGATTGGTCAACCATATCTAGCTTCCTGGGATCTCCCTTAGCCACACCAGGATTTGCTGTAATCAATTTGTTGGCTGGTTTCATCATCATCCTATACATCATGATCCCTATATCTTACTGGACTGATTCATATGGAGCGAAGCGTTTCCCCATTATTTCGTCGCATGTGTTCAATGCAACCGGACAGCCCTATGATGTCGACTTAGTTCTAAATTCCTCCTCCTTCTCATTCAATGAACCAGCTTATGATGGCTACAGCAAAGTCCATTTAAGCATATTCTTTGTTTATGCATATGGTCTCAGCTTTGCTATATTAGCAGCTACACTCTCTCACGTTGCACTTTTCCATGGAAG AGAAATTTGGCACCAATCAAAATTAGCACTCAAAGATAATTTTGGTGATGTGCATACAAGAATAATGAAGAAAAATTATGAAGTTGTACCTCAGTGGTGGTTCTATACAGTGTTGATCGTCATAGTTGGACTTGCTATGCTTGCTTGTGAAGGCTTTGGGAGACAGCTGCAACTTCCTTACTGGGGTGTCCTGTTTTCAATTAGCTTGGCTCTCTTCTTTACCCTCCCCACTGGTGTTATCCAAGCAACTACAAACCAG CAACCAGGTTTGAATGTTCTCACTGAACTCATAATTGGTTACATGTATCCGGGCAGACCATTGGCGAATGTCGCCTTTAAGACCTATGGTTATATTAGCATGACACAGGCACTTATGTTCCTTTCAGACTTCAAGCTGGGTCATTACATGAAAATTCCTCCTAAATCCATGTTTATTGTCCAG CTTGTAGGAACTGTAATTGCATCCTCAGCTTATTACGGCACGGCATGGTGGCTTCTCACTTCAGTAGAACACATCTGTGATCCTGAAAAGCTGCCAACAGGAAGTCCCTGGACGTGTCCAGGAGATGATGTTTTCTACAATGCTTCCATCATTTGGGGTGTTGTAGGGCCATTAAGAATGTTCGGCCGTCTTGGTCTTTACTCTAAGATGAACTACTTCTTTCTTGTTGGCCTACTGGCGCCGGTGGTAGTGTGGTTGCTGTCGCGCACGTTCCCGGACAAGAAGTGGATAAAGCTCATTAACATACCTGTAATCTTAAGCGGAACAGGGGCAATGCCGCCAGCTAGAGCTGTGAACTATATAAGTTGGTTTACAGTTGGGATTTTCTTTAACTTCGTGGTGTATAAAAGATACAAGAGTTGGTGGGCTAGGCACAACTACATTCTATCGGCTGGGTTAGATGCTGGGGTTGCTTTCCTGGCCATTCTTTGCTATTTCACCTTGCAGCTCAAGAACATAAATGGACCAGAATGGTGGGGTTTGGAGTTAGACGATCACTGCCCTCTGGCCAAGTGCCCTACTGCTCCAGGAGTAGTAGCTGAGGGGTGTCCAGTTTTGTGA